Proteins from one Gasterosteus aculeatus chromosome 11, fGasAcu3.hap1.1, whole genome shotgun sequence genomic window:
- the LOC120828264 gene encoding RNA binding protein fox-1 homolog 2 isoform X9 has translation MVSEHREGSGAGPGGETQTLWDGERERRSGRVESWSAVVPLDQTMMGLYYQAMLPGSQDSTGGQEGLVAPPFSAFPPPPPPQNGLPGAEFGPGAMFVGGGAADVGAGANGAPSTSPPSSNSGKTEELPQGEAGVQCGTGATGAGGSVEDPSEAKGTPKRLHVSNIPFRFRDPDLRQMFGQYGKILDVEIIFNERGSKGFGFVTFETSADAERAREKLHGTLVEGRKIEVNNATARVMTNKKMVSPYPNGEALSTLPYAGWKLSPMMGAVYGPEIYADQLLTHLLSRPSVPGFPYPSAAAAAATTAAAFRGAHLRGRGRPVYSAVRAAVPQPAIPTYPGVVYQDGFYGAADLYGGYPAAAAAAAAAYRYAQPTAVTGATAAAAAYSDSYGRVYTTDPYHALSPAAAAYGVGAMASLYRAGYSRFAPY, from the exons ATGGTCTCTGAGCACAGAGAGGGGAGCGGAGCCGGGCCGGGAGGAGAAACGCAGACACTGTGGgacggggagagggagaggaggagcgggagagtGGAGAGCTGGTCGGCAGTTGTTCCTCTAGATCAGACCATGATGGGGCTGTACTACCAAGCAATGCTGCCG GGTTCTCAGGATTcgacaggaggacaggagggattGGTGGCCCCGCCCTTTTCAGCGTTcccccctccaccgcctcctcaGAACGGGCTCCCGGGGGCCGAGTTCGGCCCCGGGGCCATGTTTGTCGGCGGGGGCGCGGCAGACGTGGGGGCGGGCGCTAACGGAGCCCCCTCCACCAGCCCCCCCAGCAGCAACAGC GGAAAGACAGAGGAGTTGCCCCAGGGAGAGGCGGGTGTACAATGCGGCACAGGAGCCACGGGGGCGGGAGGCTCTGTGGAAGACCCCTCAGAGGCCAAAGGGACCCCCAAACGCCTCCACGTCTCAAACATCCCCTTCCGCTTCCGGGACCCTGACCTCAGGCAGATGTTTGGG CAATATGGGAAGATTCTGGATGTAGAGATCATTTTCAATGAGCGGGGCTCAAAG GGTTTCGGCTTTGTGACGTTTGAGACCAGCGCGGACGCAGAGAGAGCCAGGGAAAAGCTCCACGGCACGCTGGTGGAAGGTCGCAAGATTGAG GTGAATAACGCCACCGCCAGGGTGATGACCAACAAGAAAATGGTCAGCCCGTACCCGAACGGAGAGGCCCTGAGCACGCTGCCCTAcg CCGGGTGGAAATTGAGTCCCATGATGGGCGCCGTGTACGGCCCTGAGATCTACGCAG ATCAGCTGCTGACCCACCTTCTTTCTCGTCCTTCAGTCCCAGGGTTCCCATACCCCTCAGCGGCGGCCGCGGCGGCCACCACAGCGGCGGCGTTCCGCGGCGCCCacctgagggggcggggccggcCCGTTTACAGCGCAGTGCGGGCCGCCGTGCCTCAGCCCGCCATCCCCACCTACCCCGG TGTGGTGTATCAGGATGGGTTTTACGGAGCTGCAGACTTGTAT ggAGGCtaccccgctgctgctgccgccgccgccgccgcgtatCGCTACGCTCAGCCAACGGCCGTAACCGGAGCAACCGCCGCAGCCGCTGCCTACAGCGACAG TTATGGCCGGGTGTACACTACGGATCCCTACCACGCTCTGTCCCCGGCCGCCGCCGCCTACGGAGTGGGAGCAATG GCCAGTCTATACCGGGCAGGGTACAGTAGGTTTGCTCCTTACTAA
- the LOC120828260 gene encoding G-protein coupled receptor family C group 5 member D, with product MKMAFLSAMHLLPVVLLFYVPLTCLCQTANGNTSNTITTSAPSSNVTFPKDVPGCGRELNLIYRHLCDRRAAWGIVLETLASAGFLFSLGLLLALLVWSLWICTSSRNQRGSIGGTVASMTMFFLATAGIFAITFSFIIRLTPETCPTRLFLFSVLFALAFSCLLARCLALLGFGAARGWGEPALALGLFTVQVIISTQWLIVVLVRDKKPCEHSQEEFVMLQIYVLCLLAISLILSLHFLRRSCSTYSYSYTGAVRQQSRAHATMLFLTLLLSACVWVVWIAMLVRGNPELGRRPQWDDPVVSIALVTNGWVLLIGHGLFQVAWFCRGEAKSKDIPLSFAGWTSPSADIPGLASQKHGRENGSFESDSDKSRGGRLEQSLRSPYDGFSVSEVDTERDYTIPRPQTTNYREPYEY from the exons ATGAAGATGGCCTTTTTATCAGCGATGCACCTTCTCCCTGTGGTCCTCCTCTTCTACGTCCCTCTCACCTGTCTATGCCAGACAGCCAACGGCAACACCAGCAACACCATAACCACCTCCGCTCCCTCTTCAAATGTTACATTCCCAAAGGACGTGCCGGGCTGCGGCAGAGAACTGAACCTCATCTACAGGCACCTGTGCGACCGTCGGGCGGCGTGGGGCATCGTGCTGGAGACGCTGGCCTCCGCGGGCTTCCTGTTCAGCTTGGGTCTCCTCCTGGCCCTGCTGGTCTGGTCCCTGTGGATCTGCACTTCATCGAGGAACCAGCGCGGCAGCATCGGAGGCACGGTGGCCAGCATGACCATGTTCTTTCTGGCCACAGCTGGGATCTTTGCCATCACCTTCTCCTTCATCATCCGCCTCACCCCCGAGACCTGCCCCACCAGGCTCTTCCTCTTCAGCGTGCTCTTCGCCCTGGCCTTCTCCTGCCTGCTGGCTCGCTGCCTTGCTCTGCTGGGCTTCGGGGCGGCCCGCGGCTGGGGGGAGCCCGCCCTGGCCCTGGGGCTCTTCACCGTGCAGGTCATCATCTCCACCCAGTGGCTGATTGTCGTGTTGGTCCGGGACAAGAAGCCCTGCGAGCACAGCCAGGAGGAGTTCGTCATGCTGCAGATCTACGTGCTGTGCCTGCTGGCGATCAGCCTGATCCTCTCGCTGCACTTCCTGCGCCGCTCCTGCTCCACGTACAGCTACAGCTACACGGGGGCCGTCCGCCAGCAGAGCCGAGCACATGCCACCATGCTCTTCCTCACGCTGCTGCTCTCCGCCTGCGTCTGGGTGGTGTGGATAGCGATGCTCGTCAGGGGAAACCCCGAACTGGGCCGGCGGCCTCAATGGGATGACCCGGTGGTCAGCATCGCCTTGGTGACAAATGGCTGGGTGTTACTGATTGGCCACGGGTTGTTCCAGGTGGCCTGGTTCTGCAGGGGGGAGGCCAAGTCCAAGGATATCCCTCTGAGCTTTGCAGGTTGGACCAGCCCCAGTGCAGACATCCCAGGGCTGGCCAGCCAGAAGCACGGGAGAGAAAACGGAAGCTTTGAGAGCGATAGTGACAAGAGCAGAG GCGGGAGGCTTGAGCAATCTCTGCGATCACCCTACGATGGAttctctgtgtca gaagtTGACACAGAGAGAGATTACACCATTCCGCGCCCGCAGACCACCAACTATCGGGAACCTTatgaatattaa
- the LOC120828264 gene encoding RNA binding protein fox-1 homolog 3 isoform X11, translated as MVSEHREGSGAGPGGETQTLWDGERERRSGRVESWSAVVPLDQTMMGLYYQAMLPGSQDSTGGQEGLVAPPFSAFPPPPPPQNGLPGAEFGPGAMFVGGGAADVGAGANGAPSTSPPSSNSGKTEELPQGEAGVQCGTGATGAGGSVEDPSEAKGTPKRLHVSNIPFRFRDPDLRQMFGQYGKILDVEIIFNERGSKGFGFVTFETSADAERAREKLHGTLVEGRKIEVNNATARVMTNKKMVSPYPNGEALSTLPYAGWKLSPMMGAVYGPEIYAVPGFPYPSAAAAAATTAAAFRGAHLRGRGRPVYSAVRAAVPQPAIPTYPGVVYQDGFYGAADLYGGYPAAAAAAAAAYRYAQPTAVTGATAAAAAYSDSYGRVYTTDPYHALSPAAAAYGVGAMASLYRAGYSRFAPY; from the exons ATGGTCTCTGAGCACAGAGAGGGGAGCGGAGCCGGGCCGGGAGGAGAAACGCAGACACTGTGGgacggggagagggagaggaggagcgggagagtGGAGAGCTGGTCGGCAGTTGTTCCTCTAGATCAGACCATGATGGGGCTGTACTACCAAGCAATGCTGCCG GGTTCTCAGGATTcgacaggaggacaggagggattGGTGGCCCCGCCCTTTTCAGCGTTcccccctccaccgcctcctcaGAACGGGCTCCCGGGGGCCGAGTTCGGCCCCGGGGCCATGTTTGTCGGCGGGGGCGCGGCAGACGTGGGGGCGGGCGCTAACGGAGCCCCCTCCACCAGCCCCCCCAGCAGCAACAGC GGAAAGACAGAGGAGTTGCCCCAGGGAGAGGCGGGTGTACAATGCGGCACAGGAGCCACGGGGGCGGGAGGCTCTGTGGAAGACCCCTCAGAGGCCAAAGGGACCCCCAAACGCCTCCACGTCTCAAACATCCCCTTCCGCTTCCGGGACCCTGACCTCAGGCAGATGTTTGGG CAATATGGGAAGATTCTGGATGTAGAGATCATTTTCAATGAGCGGGGCTCAAAG GGTTTCGGCTTTGTGACGTTTGAGACCAGCGCGGACGCAGAGAGAGCCAGGGAAAAGCTCCACGGCACGCTGGTGGAAGGTCGCAAGATTGAG GTGAATAACGCCACCGCCAGGGTGATGACCAACAAGAAAATGGTCAGCCCGTACCCGAACGGAGAGGCCCTGAGCACGCTGCCCTAcg CCGGGTGGAAATTGAGTCCCATGATGGGCGCCGTGTACGGCCCTGAGATCTACGCAG TCCCAGGGTTCCCATACCCCTCAGCGGCGGCCGCGGCGGCCACCACAGCGGCGGCGTTCCGCGGCGCCCacctgagggggcggggccggcCCGTTTACAGCGCAGTGCGGGCCGCCGTGCCTCAGCCCGCCATCCCCACCTACCCCGG TGTGGTGTATCAGGATGGGTTTTACGGAGCTGCAGACTTGTAT ggAGGCtaccccgctgctgctgccgccgccgccgccgcgtatCGCTACGCTCAGCCAACGGCCGTAACCGGAGCAACCGCCGCAGCCGCTGCCTACAGCGACAG TTATGGCCGGGTGTACACTACGGATCCCTACCACGCTCTGTCCCCGGCCGCCGCCGCCTACGGAGTGGGAGCAATG GCCAGTCTATACCGGGCAGGGTACAGTAGGTTTGCTCCTTACTAA
- the pde6hb gene encoding retinal cone rhodopsin-sensitive cGMP 3',5'-cyclic phosphodiesterase subunit gamma has translation MNAAPPAGSALGPTATIAPTTPKKGPPKFKQRQARTFKSKAPKPGQKGFGDDIPGMEGLGTDITVVCPWEAFGDMELSDLAKYGII, from the exons ATGAACGCCGCCCCCCCTGCAGGAAGCGCCCTGGGCCCCACTGCAACGATCGCCCCCACCACACCCAAGAAGGGACCACCCAAATTCAAGCAGAGGCAGGCCCGTACATTCAAGAGCAAAGCCCCAAAGCCGGGCCAGAAAGg ctttGGCGACGACATCCCCGGCATGGAGGGCCTCGGCACAGACATCACAGTGGTTTGCCCTTGGGAAGCCTTCGGCGACATGGAGCTCAGCGACTTGGCCAAATACGGCATCATCTAA
- the LOC120828264 gene encoding RNA binding protein fox-1 homolog 2 isoform X10 gives MVSEHREGSGAGPGGETQTLWDGERERRSGRVESWSAVVPLDQTMMGLYYQAMLPGSQDSTGGQEGLVAPPFSAFPPPPPPQNGLPGAEFGPGAMFVGGGAADVGAGANGAPSTSPPSSNSGKTEELPQGEAGVQCGTGATGAGGSVEDPSEAKGTPKRLHVSNIPFRFRDPDLRQMFGQYGKILDVEIIFNERGSKGFGFVTFETSADAERAREKLHGTLVEGRKIEVNNATARVMTNKKMVSPYPNGEALSTLPYAGWKLSPMMGAVYGPEIYADQLLTHLLSRPSVPGFPYPSAAAAAATTAAAFRGAHLRGRGRPVYSAVRAAVPQPAIPTYPGLVFQDSVLSPRLPQGGYPAAAAAAAAAYRYAQPTAVTGATAAAAAYSDSYGRVYTTDPYHALSPAAAAYGVGAMASLYRAGYSRFAPY, from the exons ATGGTCTCTGAGCACAGAGAGGGGAGCGGAGCCGGGCCGGGAGGAGAAACGCAGACACTGTGGgacggggagagggagaggaggagcgggagagtGGAGAGCTGGTCGGCAGTTGTTCCTCTAGATCAGACCATGATGGGGCTGTACTACCAAGCAATGCTGCCG GGTTCTCAGGATTcgacaggaggacaggagggattGGTGGCCCCGCCCTTTTCAGCGTTcccccctccaccgcctcctcaGAACGGGCTCCCGGGGGCCGAGTTCGGCCCCGGGGCCATGTTTGTCGGCGGGGGCGCGGCAGACGTGGGGGCGGGCGCTAACGGAGCCCCCTCCACCAGCCCCCCCAGCAGCAACAGC GGAAAGACAGAGGAGTTGCCCCAGGGAGAGGCGGGTGTACAATGCGGCACAGGAGCCACGGGGGCGGGAGGCTCTGTGGAAGACCCCTCAGAGGCCAAAGGGACCCCCAAACGCCTCCACGTCTCAAACATCCCCTTCCGCTTCCGGGACCCTGACCTCAGGCAGATGTTTGGG CAATATGGGAAGATTCTGGATGTAGAGATCATTTTCAATGAGCGGGGCTCAAAG GGTTTCGGCTTTGTGACGTTTGAGACCAGCGCGGACGCAGAGAGAGCCAGGGAAAAGCTCCACGGCACGCTGGTGGAAGGTCGCAAGATTGAG GTGAATAACGCCACCGCCAGGGTGATGACCAACAAGAAAATGGTCAGCCCGTACCCGAACGGAGAGGCCCTGAGCACGCTGCCCTAcg CCGGGTGGAAATTGAGTCCCATGATGGGCGCCGTGTACGGCCCTGAGATCTACGCAG ATCAGCTGCTGACCCACCTTCTTTCTCGTCCTTCAGTCCCAGGGTTCCCATACCCCTCAGCGGCGGCCGCGGCGGCCACCACAGCGGCGGCGTTCCGCGGCGCCCacctgagggggcggggccggcCCGTTTACAGCGCAGTGCGGGCCGCCGTGCCTCAGCCCGCCATCCCCACCTACCCCGG ACTAGTGTTTCAGGACTCAGTCCTTAGTCCCAGATTGCCTCAG ggAGGCtaccccgctgctgctgccgccgccgccgccgcgtatCGCTACGCTCAGCCAACGGCCGTAACCGGAGCAACCGCCGCAGCCGCTGCCTACAGCGACAG TTATGGCCGGGTGTACACTACGGATCCCTACCACGCTCTGTCCCCGGCCGCCGCCGCCTACGGAGTGGGAGCAATG GCCAGTCTATACCGGGCAGGGTACAGTAGGTTTGCTCCTTACTAA